The following coding sequences lie in one Candidatus Thermoplasmatota archaeon genomic window:
- a CDS encoding class I SAM-dependent methyltransferase: MTLKHAHANVDQFSRVAASYDRPMLRRFFRRTHEATLEGIDVRGKRCLDAGGGTGELARLLRERGAALSVVADLALPMAAVARGKGLPAAAADATRLPFRDGAFALAFTTNSLHHWDPWPLGVAEMRRVVAPGGLVVVEDFASHGLGNRVVNGLARAFEPSHVGFLSVHDLGGAMRAAGLADVVVRVARGPLRLNLLVATGRVSA, from the coding sequence ATGACCCTAAAACACGCGCACGCAAACGTCGACCAGTTCTCCCGCGTCGCCGCGTCGTACGACCGCCCGATGCTGCGGCGATTCTTCCGCCGCACGCACGAGGCCACGCTCGAGGGCATCGACGTGCGCGGCAAGCGATGCCTCGACGCAGGCGGCGGGACGGGCGAGCTCGCGCGGCTTCTGCGCGAGCGGGGCGCGGCGCTTTCCGTGGTGGCCGACCTTGCGCTTCCCATGGCCGCCGTCGCGCGCGGCAAGGGGCTTCCCGCCGCGGCCGCCGACGCGACGCGCCTTCCCTTCCGCGACGGGGCGTTTGCGCTCGCGTTCACCACGAACTCGCTCCACCATTGGGACCCGTGGCCCCTTGGCGTGGCCGAGATGCGCCGGGTCGTCGCGCCCGGCGGGCTTGTCGTGGTCGAGGACTTCGCCTCGCACGGGCTTGGAAACCGCGTCGTGAACGGCCTTGCGCGCGCCTTCGAGCCCTCGCACGTGGGCTTCCTGTCGGTCCACGATCTTGGCGGGGCCATGCGCGCCGCGGGGCTGGCCGACGTCGTCGTGCGCGTGGCGCGGGGGCCGCTGCGGCTCAACCTTCTCGTGGCGACCGGGCGCGTCAGCGCTTGA
- a CDS encoding tRNA-binding protein, whose translation MPIEVADFQKIDIRVGRVLEARVSEKARKPSYALRIDFGPLGVKTSSAAVRPWYKPEELVGRQVVAVVNFPPRNVAGVESEVLVLGAVEQDGRVVLLQPDAEATLGSRIA comes from the coding sequence ATGCCGATCGAAGTCGCCGACTTCCAGAAGATCGACATTCGAGTGGGCCGCGTCCTCGAAGCGCGCGTCAGCGAGAAGGCGCGAAAGCCCAGCTATGCGCTGCGCATCGACTTTGGCCCGCTTGGCGTGAAGACGAGCAGCGCCGCCGTGCGCCCGTGGTACAAGCCGGAAGAGCTCGTCGGCCGGCAGGTCGTCGCCGTCGTCAACTTCCCGCCCCGCAACGTGGCGGGCGTCGAGAGCGAGGTCCTCGTGCTCGGGGCGGTGGAGCAAGACGGGCGCGTCGTGCTCCTCCAGCCGGACGCGGAGGCCACGCTTGGATCGAGGATCGCCTGA
- a CDS encoding helix-turn-helix domain-containing protein, which translates to MQRSVLAASVFLALLAALPGIASAAGADLKWHEADAAAKAAAGPFVARPPGLAAAVAASNEPFAGANGVGASRAQWPVAHEVVQVDVRSVLAPLPDEAAPLLDQDLSALRELPLVDVQSPPTLRHLARLLVDDAHAPVASALPSFDESAGSDARDLDAAVAADGERTEHGSVQARPHGHALARAPEASANAFPSTVADFRGDTISLLTGAGALLLAAVAVYSRLRREAVAQQEMRARVLELVGETPAARASPIARALGVHPTTVAYHLRTLERHGFVVAKATPRGRVYFAAGAADSATTMDQAQAAALGDSTVEFARFVGDRRGITQVQAARELGLAPSTVCERVGTLRRIGWIESSAEGGLRATPRGLLALARILTPAAPAARAPSRRESLPDIRP; encoded by the coding sequence ATGCAACGGTCCGTTCTCGCCGCGTCGGTATTCTTGGCCCTCCTGGCCGCGCTGCCGGGGATTGCGTCGGCTGCCGGAGCCGATCTCAAATGGCACGAAGCCGACGCTGCGGCCAAGGCCGCCGCCGGGCCTTTCGTCGCGCGCCCGCCCGGCCTCGCGGCGGCGGTCGCGGCCTCCAACGAGCCCTTCGCGGGGGCAAACGGGGTCGGCGCAAGCCGGGCGCAATGGCCGGTCGCCCACGAGGTCGTCCAAGTGGACGTCCGCTCCGTGCTGGCTCCGCTGCCCGACGAAGCGGCTCCCCTTCTCGACCAGGACCTTTCCGCGCTGCGGGAGCTCCCGCTCGTCGACGTGCAGTCGCCGCCGACCTTGCGGCATCTCGCGCGCCTGCTCGTGGACGATGCGCACGCGCCGGTCGCCTCCGCGCTTCCTTCCTTCGACGAGTCCGCGGGGTCGGACGCTCGTGACCTCGACGCGGCGGTCGCTGCGGACGGCGAGCGGACGGAGCATGGCTCCGTGCAGGCGCGGCCGCACGGCCACGCTCTCGCCCGCGCGCCGGAGGCCTCTGCGAACGCCTTCCCATCGACCGTCGCGGACTTCCGCGGGGACACGATCTCCTTGCTCACGGGCGCGGGCGCGCTCCTCTTGGCCGCGGTCGCGGTCTACTCGCGTCTTCGCCGCGAAGCGGTCGCGCAGCAGGAGATGCGCGCGCGGGTGCTCGAGCTCGTGGGCGAAACTCCGGCCGCGCGTGCTTCCCCGATCGCCCGCGCCTTGGGCGTCCACCCGACGACCGTTGCCTACCACCTGCGGACGCTCGAGCGCCACGGCTTCGTGGTCGCAAAGGCGACGCCCCGCGGCCGCGTCTACTTCGCGGCGGGCGCGGCCGATTCGGCGACGACGATGGACCAGGCGCAGGCCGCGGCGCTTGGCGACTCCACCGTCGAGTTTGCCCGCTTCGTCGGCGACCGGCGCGGCATCACGCAGGTGCAGGCGGCGCGCGAGCTTGGCCTTGCCCCGTCGACGGTTTGCGAGCGCGTCGGGACGCTTCGCCGGATCGGATGGATCGAATCCAGCGCCGAAGGCGGGCTTCGCGCGACGCCGCGCGGGTTGCTCGCGCTGGCCAGGATCCTTACGCCGGCAGCTCCTGCGGCCCGCGCACCTTCTCGCCGGGAATCTTTACCGGATATTCGCCCGTGA
- the purF gene encoding amidophosphoribosyltransferase: MEMERKEKCGVAGVVLPAGHAAPLLYYALMALQHRGQESAGIVVHDAGATRAHRGMGLVENVFSPEVLARLTGSRGIGHVRYSTTGGSVIENAQPVLVSSAFGDISLGHNGDIANSRELRESLQAKGWAFLSTTDSEVAVRMLANALAETKDPVRAIRRTMGEWTGSYSLALMIGDTVYAVRDPLGIKPLCYGELPGGGFVAASESVALDILGATFVRDLAPGEILEIGTAGVKSHAPAASKEKAHCQFEYVYFARADSVIDGRHVYDVRMRLGEILAKEAPVSADIVTAVPDSGRTHALGFAQAAGIPFAEGLMKNRYVHRTFIMPGQEHRQVGVKLKLNAVPSVVKGKRVVLVDDSIVRGTTMRRIVQMLRDAGAREVHVRIGSPPIKSPCYLGIDMPTREELVASSKSIPEIAAMIGADSLAYLSEKGLVEAIGIQKRDLCLGCLTGEYPVKIPGEKVRGPQELPA; the protein is encoded by the coding sequence ATGGAAATGGAGCGCAAGGAAAAGTGCGGGGTCGCGGGCGTCGTGCTGCCCGCCGGCCACGCCGCGCCCCTTCTGTACTATGCGCTCATGGCGCTGCAGCACCGCGGCCAGGAGTCGGCCGGCATCGTCGTCCACGACGCGGGCGCCACCCGCGCGCACCGCGGCATGGGGCTTGTGGAGAACGTCTTCTCGCCCGAGGTGCTCGCCCGCCTCACGGGATCCCGGGGCATCGGGCACGTGCGCTACAGCACGACGGGCGGATCCGTGATCGAGAACGCGCAGCCCGTCCTCGTCTCTTCGGCCTTTGGTGACATCAGCCTTGGCCACAACGGCGACATCGCGAACTCGCGCGAGCTGCGCGAGAGCCTGCAGGCCAAGGGTTGGGCCTTCCTCTCCACGACCGACTCCGAGGTCGCCGTGCGCATGCTCGCCAACGCGCTTGCCGAGACGAAGGACCCCGTCCGCGCCATCCGCCGCACGATGGGCGAATGGACGGGCTCCTACTCGCTTGCGCTCATGATCGGGGACACGGTGTACGCCGTCCGCGACCCGCTGGGCATCAAGCCCCTCTGCTACGGCGAGCTTCCCGGCGGCGGCTTCGTCGCGGCCTCCGAGAGCGTCGCGCTCGACATCCTTGGCGCCACGTTCGTCCGGGACCTTGCCCCGGGCGAGATCCTCGAGATCGGCACGGCCGGCGTGAAGAGCCACGCGCCCGCGGCCTCCAAGGAGAAGGCGCACTGCCAGTTCGAGTACGTGTACTTCGCGCGCGCGGACTCCGTGATCGACGGGCGCCACGTGTACGACGTGCGCATGCGCTTGGGCGAGATCCTCGCCAAGGAGGCGCCCGTCTCGGCCGACATCGTCACGGCCGTGCCCGACTCGGGACGCACGCACGCGCTCGGCTTTGCCCAGGCCGCGGGCATCCCGTTTGCCGAGGGCCTCATGAAGAACCGCTACGTGCACCGCACCTTCATCATGCCCGGCCAGGAGCACCGCCAGGTGGGCGTGAAGCTCAAGCTCAACGCCGTGCCAAGCGTCGTGAAGGGAAAGCGCGTCGTGCTCGTCGACGACTCGATCGTGCGCGGCACGACCATGCGCCGCATCGTGCAGATGCTGCGCGACGCCGGCGCGCGCGAGGTCCACGTTCGCATCGGAAGCCCGCCCATCAAGTCGCCCTGCTACCTTGGCATCGACATGCCCACGCGCGAGGAGCTCGTCGCCTCGTCAAAGTCGATCCCCGAGATCGCCGCGATGATCGGCGCCGACAGCCTCGCCTACCTCTCCGAGAAAGGCCTCGTCGAGGCCATCGGCATCCAAAAACGCGACCTTTGCCTGGGATGCCTCACGGGCGAATATCCGGTAAAGATTCCCGGCGAGAAGGTGCGCGGGCCGCAGGAGCTGCCGGCGTAA
- the hsp20 gene encoding archaeal heat shock protein Hsp20, translated as MADFPDEKRKREAREPHDPFGLGGFPFAFGDLDREFERMRHMMDRMLREMTDQMGKVGRLPDKQPFVYGFSLRVGPDGRPQFQEFGDTKLTKFHTAPDVGDAREPLADVIEHDKSVSITVEIPGVPKEDIRLQVTPDRAIVRVDAGRKYFKEIHLPCRVVPTTADATFNNGVLDITIEREEPKKDEGTPVRVK; from the coding sequence TTGGCCGACTTTCCCGACGAGAAGCGCAAGCGCGAGGCGCGGGAGCCTCACGACCCCTTCGGCCTCGGAGGCTTTCCGTTCGCCTTTGGCGACCTCGACCGCGAGTTCGAGCGCATGCGCCACATGATGGACCGCATGCTCCGGGAGATGACCGATCAGATGGGCAAGGTCGGCCGCCTGCCCGACAAGCAGCCGTTTGTCTACGGCTTTAGCCTCCGCGTGGGCCCCGATGGGCGCCCGCAATTCCAGGAGTTTGGCGACACCAAGCTCACGAAGTTCCACACCGCCCCGGACGTGGGCGACGCCCGCGAGCCCCTGGCCGACGTGATCGAGCACGACAAGAGCGTCTCCATCACGGTCGAGATCCCGGGCGTGCCCAAGGAGGACATCCGCCTCCAAGTGACCCCCGACCGCGCCATCGTGCGCGTGGACGCGGGCCGCAAGTACTTCAAGGAAATCCATCTCCCCTGCCGCGTCGTGCCCACGACGGCCGACGCGACCTTCAACAACGGCGTCCTCGACATCACGATCGAGCGCGAGGAGCCGAAGAAGGACGAGGGGACACCCGTTCGAGTGAAGTAA